A single genomic interval of Adhaeribacter pallidiroseus harbors:
- a CDS encoding DNA polymerase III subunit alpha → MMAFVHSYYSLRYGTLSVEEVVATAVKQGYKALILTDINNTSGVFPFVAACRELGIQPVVGIEFRRDNQLLYTGVALNQAGFQELNIFLSHYQLLQEALPDKPPAFNQVMVIYPFALGTSQALQENEYIGVRPHELNKLQFSNLRHYPDKLVMQPVFTYENPEGYALHRHLRAIDHNILLSQLTPEHALNEDAAFLPANQLRKSYERFPSLISNLEKLVAQASFTFDFSSRKNKFLFSATAYDDKLLLEKLAQDGLRQRYGATHKVARQRVEHELTIIDKLGFSAYFLITWDVIRYSMSRGFYHIGRGSGANSVVAYCLRITDVDPIELDLYFERFLNPKRTSPPDFDIDYSWDERDEVLDYIFKRYGREHTALLGAMSTFQQNAILRELGKVYGLPKSELDALVANPAAGANQNQYTQQIFRYGKLLTDFPNVRSIHAGGVLISEQPLTCYTALDLPPKNMPTSQWDMYVAESIGFEKLDILSQRGIGHIKECVHLVQQNQKLKIDAHEVARFKTDEKVRQQLKSGDTIGCFYIESPAMRGLLKKLHCDNYLSLVAASSIIRPGVAKSGMMKAYIQRFHHPDKIEHIHPVLGEQLKETYGVMVYQEDVLKVCHHFAGLDLADADVLRRGMSGKSRSKQEFQKLVDKFFSNCREKGYPEAITREVWRQVESFAGYSFSKAHSASFAVESYQSLFLKTYYPLEFMVAVINNFGGFYQTWVYVQEARKAGAMIHLPCVNHSLFTTTIYQQDIYLGLVHIQNLEQQACQRIVTERLQQGHYTSLEDFIKRTQITKEQVEILIRIDAFRFTGQSKVHLLWEALYLLGHKSNLDAEAVLFQAPQKHFHLPSLTYTLVDKAWDELELLGFPVSLSYFDLLKTKYRGDVLAAAMAQYTGRKVRMLGILVTTKQVRTIRGELMQFGTFLDTQNNFFDTVNFPPSLKDWPFKGPGVYLLLGKITAEFGFPSMEVEKMDKLPFQEKHQPATNLKLADIT, encoded by the coding sequence ATGATGGCCTTTGTTCATTCGTACTACAGTCTGCGTTACGGTACCCTCTCGGTGGAAGAGGTAGTGGCTACTGCCGTGAAGCAAGGCTATAAAGCTTTAATCTTAACAGACATTAATAATACCTCGGGCGTGTTTCCTTTTGTAGCCGCCTGCCGCGAACTCGGTATCCAGCCTGTAGTAGGCATAGAATTTCGGCGGGATAATCAACTGCTATACACCGGCGTGGCTTTAAACCAAGCGGGTTTTCAAGAGCTAAATATTTTTTTGAGCCACTATCAACTGCTGCAAGAAGCATTACCCGATAAACCACCTGCTTTTAACCAGGTAATGGTTATTTATCCTTTTGCCCTGGGTACTAGCCAAGCGCTTCAAGAGAATGAATACATTGGAGTGCGGCCCCACGAACTCAACAAGCTGCAATTCTCTAACCTGCGGCACTATCCGGATAAGCTAGTGATGCAACCGGTATTTACTTACGAGAACCCAGAAGGATACGCCTTGCACCGCCACTTACGGGCCATTGACCATAACATCTTACTCAGCCAACTTACTCCGGAGCATGCTCTAAATGAGGATGCCGCTTTTCTACCGGCTAATCAGTTACGCAAAAGTTACGAGCGTTTTCCTAGTTTGATTAGCAATTTGGAAAAGCTGGTCGCACAAGCCAGTTTTACTTTCGACTTCAGCAGCCGCAAGAACAAATTCCTTTTTTCTGCCACCGCTTACGACGATAAACTGCTATTGGAAAAATTAGCCCAGGACGGCTTGCGCCAGCGCTATGGGGCTACGCATAAAGTAGCCCGGCAACGGGTAGAACACGAGCTAACTATTATTGATAAACTTGGCTTTAGTGCTTATTTCCTCATTACTTGGGACGTGATCCGCTACTCCATGAGTCGCGGTTTTTACCACATTGGCCGGGGCAGTGGGGCGAACAGCGTGGTAGCCTATTGTTTACGTATCACCGACGTAGATCCCATAGAACTGGACTTGTACTTCGAACGCTTTCTCAATCCCAAGCGCACCTCGCCCCCTGATTTTGACATTGATTACAGCTGGGACGAACGGGACGAGGTACTCGATTACATCTTTAAACGCTACGGCCGGGAACATACCGCTCTTTTAGGAGCCATGAGTACCTTTCAGCAAAACGCTATTTTGCGGGAACTAGGTAAGGTGTACGGGTTGCCTAAAAGTGAACTCGATGCTTTAGTAGCTAATCCCGCAGCGGGAGCGAATCAAAACCAGTATACGCAGCAAATCTTCCGATACGGCAAATTGCTCACCGACTTTCCCAACGTACGCTCCATTCATGCGGGCGGCGTACTTATTTCCGAGCAACCCTTGACTTGTTACACCGCTTTGGATTTACCACCCAAAAACATGCCGACCAGCCAGTGGGACATGTACGTAGCGGAAAGCATCGGCTTTGAGAAGCTCGACATCTTAAGCCAGCGGGGTATTGGCCACATCAAGGAATGTGTGCACCTGGTGCAGCAAAACCAGAAACTCAAGATTGATGCGCACGAAGTAGCCCGCTTTAAAACCGACGAGAAAGTCCGGCAACAGTTAAAATCCGGGGATACCATCGGCTGCTTCTACATTGAAAGCCCAGCCATGCGGGGTTTGCTCAAAAAACTGCACTGTGATAATTATTTGTCTTTAGTAGCGGCTAGTTCCATTATCCGGCCGGGCGTGGCCAAATCGGGCATGATGAAGGCGTATATCCAGCGCTTTCACCACCCGGACAAGATTGAGCACATTCATCCGGTGCTGGGGGAACAGTTGAAAGAAACCTATGGGGTAATGGTTTACCAAGAAGATGTTTTAAAAGTTTGCCACCACTTTGCCGGCTTAGACCTGGCCGATGCCGATGTATTACGTCGGGGCATGAGCGGTAAGTCCCGCTCCAAGCAAGAATTTCAGAAGTTAGTCGATAAGTTTTTTAGTAACTGCCGGGAGAAAGGCTACCCGGAAGCCATTACCCGCGAGGTCTGGCGGCAGGTTGAATCGTTCGCGGGTTATTCCTTTTCTAAAGCGCACTCGGCTTCATTCGCCGTGGAAAGCTATCAGAGCTTATTTTTGAAGACCTACTACCCGCTGGAGTTTATGGTAGCCGTGATTAACAACTTTGGCGGGTTTTACCAAACGTGGGTGTACGTGCAGGAAGCCCGGAAAGCGGGTGCTATGATTCACTTACCCTGCGTGAATCATAGCCTCTTTACCACCACTATTTACCAGCAGGACATTTACCTGGGCCTAGTGCATATCCAGAACCTGGAGCAGCAAGCATGTCAAAGAATCGTAACGGAGCGCCTTCAACAGGGACATTATACTAGCCTAGAAGATTTTATCAAGCGTACGCAGATTACCAAAGAACAGGTAGAAATCCTGATCCGCATCGATGCTTTTCGCTTTACGGGTCAGAGTAAAGTACACTTGCTCTGGGAAGCACTTTACTTGCTCGGTCATAAAAGCAACCTGGATGCGGAAGCGGTTTTATTTCAAGCGCCGCAGAAACATTTTCATTTACCCAGTTTAACCTATACGTTGGTAGATAAAGCCTGGGATGAGTTAGAACTGCTGGGCTTCCCGGTGAGCCTGTCTTATTTTGATCTGCTGAAAACGAAATACCGGGGGGATGTACTAGCGGCTGCCATGGCGCAGTATACCGGAAGGAAAGTACGCATGTTGGGTATATTAGTCACAACGAAACAAGTCCGCACCATCCGGGGAGAACTCATGCAGTTTGGTACTTTTCTGGATACGCAGAATAACTTCTTTGATACCGTTAACTTTCCTCCATCCTTAAAAGACTGGCCCTTTAAAGGCCCTGGCGTGTACCTGCTGCTAGGAA
- the dinB gene encoding DNA polymerase IV, with amino-acid sequence MLPENRTIAHFDLDTFFVSVERLRNSQLVGKPVIIGGLSDRGVVASCSYETRRYGVHAGMPIRMAKQLCGEALIMRGDMEAYSKYSADVTQVIAAKADIYEKASIDEHYLDVTGLDRFFGTWKWTNELRNLIMKETGLPISFGLSVNKTVSKIATGQAKPNGTLQVQQEQVKPFLSPLSLRKIPGVGEKNYQLLRNMGVPTIEVLTMIPPDVIRKVLGKEGISIWEKANGIDLAPVVPYSEQKSISTERTFSTDTTDVAYLNNLLVSMVEKLAFELRQQEKLTSCITVKIRYANFDTHTQQMMIPYNAADHILIRKAKELFQKLYNRRMLIRLLGVRLSHLVQGFQQIDLFEDTTELVNLYQAMDKIRHRYGAEAVKRAAGLTGKKL; translated from the coding sequence ATGCTGCCGGAAAATCGCACCATTGCGCACTTTGACCTGGATACGTTCTTCGTGTCGGTGGAGCGATTACGGAACTCCCAACTGGTGGGTAAACCGGTAATCATCGGCGGCTTATCCGATCGGGGTGTGGTAGCCAGTTGCAGTTACGAAACGAGGCGTTACGGGGTACACGCCGGCATGCCGATCCGGATGGCCAAGCAACTCTGCGGGGAAGCCCTCATTATGCGGGGCGATATGGAAGCCTACAGCAAGTACTCGGCCGACGTTACCCAAGTGATTGCCGCTAAAGCCGATATCTACGAGAAAGCTTCGATTGACGAGCACTACCTGGACGTCACCGGCCTGGACCGTTTCTTTGGTACCTGGAAGTGGACGAACGAACTTCGGAACTTGATTATGAAAGAAACGGGTTTACCCATTTCCTTTGGTTTATCGGTTAACAAAACCGTTAGCAAGATTGCCACGGGCCAGGCCAAACCCAACGGCACCTTACAAGTCCAACAGGAACAGGTAAAACCTTTTCTCTCGCCACTTTCTCTCCGCAAAATACCCGGCGTGGGCGAGAAGAACTACCAGCTCTTGCGCAACATGGGCGTACCCACCATTGAAGTGCTCACCATGATTCCTCCCGACGTGATCCGGAAAGTATTGGGTAAAGAAGGTATCTCTATTTGGGAAAAGGCCAACGGCATTGATTTAGCGCCCGTGGTGCCTTATTCGGAGCAAAAGTCCATTAGTACCGAGCGCACTTTTAGCACGGATACCACTGATGTTGCTTACCTGAATAACTTGCTGGTGTCGATGGTGGAAAAGCTGGCTTTTGAACTGCGGCAACAGGAGAAGCTAACCAGTTGTATTACGGTGAAGATTCGCTACGCCAACTTTGATACGCATACCCAGCAGATGATGATCCCCTACAACGCCGCCGATCACATCCTCATCCGCAAAGCCAAAGAGTTGTTCCAGAAGCTCTATAACCGGCGCATGCTGATTCGCTTACTGGGGGTAAGATTAAGCCATCTGGTGCAAGGCTTTCAGCAGATTGATTTATTTGAAGATACTACGGAGCTGGTGAACCTCTACCAGGCGATGGACAAGATCCGCCATCGCTACGGCGCCGAAGCGGTTAAACGAGCGGCTGGATTAACGGGTAAAAAGTTATGA
- a CDS encoding SOS response-associated peptidase has product MCGRYSETEDLEAIEERFDVRIEEPYQPSYDARPGDVLPVITNTDPKHLTFMKWSILPHWAPTRDFKYDTFNAKSEELTWKPSFRSLITTKRCLVPASGFYEWKDVTPVEKDMFGQVITKPKTKKQKEIYFINLKDENLLAFAGLWDEWVDTSSGEVVRSFTIITTRANELVKPIHPERMPVILDRDIEKLWLSNDLSKQELLDLLQPFDAAKMQARPIPSIAAFPNPQ; this is encoded by the coding sequence ATGTGCGGCCGCTATTCCGAAACCGAAGATTTAGAAGCCATTGAAGAACGCTTTGATGTGCGAATAGAAGAACCTTACCAACCTTCCTACGATGCCCGGCCGGGTGATGTGCTGCCCGTAATTACCAACACTGATCCCAAGCATTTAACTTTTATGAAGTGGTCCATTCTGCCGCATTGGGCTCCGACCAGAGATTTTAAATACGATACCTTTAACGCGAAATCCGAAGAGCTGACCTGGAAACCTTCTTTCCGGAGCCTGATCACTACTAAGCGCTGTCTGGTACCCGCTTCGGGTTTCTACGAGTGGAAAGACGTTACGCCAGTAGAAAAAGATATGTTCGGTCAAGTGATCACCAAACCGAAAACCAAAAAGCAAAAAGAAATCTATTTCATCAACCTGAAGGATGAAAACTTACTGGCTTTTGCCGGCTTGTGGGATGAGTGGGTAGATACCAGCTCCGGCGAAGTAGTACGTTCTTTTACCATCATTACCACCCGGGCCAACGAACTGGTCAAACCCATTCATCCGGAACGCATGCCCGTAATCCTGGATCGCGATATAGAAAAACTGTGGTTATCTAATGATCTTAGTAAACAAGAATTACTAGATTTGTTACAACCTTTTGATGCTGCTAAAATGCAAGCCCGACCCATTCCCAGCATTGCCGCTTTCCCCAATCCGCAATAG
- a CDS encoding helix-turn-helix domain-containing protein, translating to MNIQTTFGSRLKEFRKLKKMSGEDLGEVIGVGRGQISHIENDKTLPTLEGFIKLLNAFPELDGHWLACGVGEMIRTEPVVEGSIEAANCWKLLELERAKSNTYLELLKSNNVKIE from the coding sequence ATGAATATACAAACAACCTTTGGAAGCCGATTAAAAGAGTTTAGAAAGTTAAAAAAGATGAGTGGGGAAGATTTAGGGGAAGTAATAGGGGTAGGACGTGGGCAAATCTCACATATTGAAAATGATAAAACACTTCCTACATTAGAAGGCTTTATCAAATTATTAAATGCTTTTCCTGAACTAGATGGCCATTGGCTGGCCTGTGGAGTAGGGGAAATGATCCGGACCGAGCCGGTAGTAGAAGGTAGTATAGAAGCCGCTAATTGCTGGAAGCTGCTGGAGTTGGAACGGGCTAAGTCTAATACTTACCTAGAATTGTTAAAAAGTAACAATGTAAAGATTGAATAG
- a CDS encoding lamin tail domain-containing protein, which produces MRKILLFFLFLQPFLSFSQLQDDFTDGDFLHNPTWLGDVNSFLVNPAKQLQSNGPAVTGTKLQLATPSRSAVDVSWEFWAQLNFATSGSNYADVFLLSDSVNLSGKNKGYFVRLGGTADEVSLYRKDSGKTPVIIINGTDKTLASSTTNTVRVKVTRNAAGEWQLHADFSGAGTNYLAQGSVTDSTYRQANYFGIFAEYSSANAKKIFFDDIRIRDTKAPALLGINRTGSNTLDVNFSEPVTAASAQLATNYTLKPATVHPTTAIRDTGNEALVHLTFAEEFANNTNTLTVNNVQDLYGNTQNTAESRSFTYLRPVIALAGDLRITEILADYSPAVNLPESEYFEIYNASGKTFNLVNWKYSDATTSTGVFPTVSLAPGEYRIVCRAADTLEFKSFGKVIGLKTFPSLNDGGDAVELFDQTGKLIDKVNYTPAWYREKDKAEGGWSLEIIDLQNTLYI; this is translated from the coding sequence ATGCGAAAAATTTTACTTTTCTTTTTATTTCTGCAGCCATTTTTAAGTTTTAGTCAGTTACAAGATGATTTTACCGATGGCGATTTTTTGCATAATCCTACCTGGCTGGGCGATGTAAATTCTTTTCTGGTAAACCCGGCCAAACAGCTGCAAAGTAACGGACCCGCGGTAACGGGCACCAAATTACAATTAGCTACCCCTTCCCGGTCGGCGGTAGATGTGTCGTGGGAGTTCTGGGCACAATTGAATTTTGCTACTTCGGGCAGTAACTACGCCGATGTTTTCTTATTATCAGATTCGGTTAACTTAAGTGGTAAAAACAAGGGCTACTTTGTGCGCTTGGGCGGTACCGCCGATGAAGTTAGCCTGTATCGCAAAGATTCGGGTAAAACGCCCGTCATCATTATTAATGGCACCGATAAAACTTTGGCCAGCAGTACCACCAACACCGTACGGGTTAAAGTTACCCGCAATGCGGCCGGCGAGTGGCAACTGCACGCTGACTTCTCCGGGGCGGGTACCAATTACCTGGCGCAGGGTAGTGTTACTGACTCTACGTACCGGCAAGCCAATTATTTTGGAATTTTTGCAGAATATTCGTCCGCCAATGCCAAAAAAATCTTTTTCGACGATATCCGCATCCGCGATACCAAAGCGCCGGCTTTACTTGGTATTAATCGCACGGGTAGTAATACCTTAGATGTAAACTTTAGCGAACCCGTTACGGCCGCGTCGGCTCAACTAGCAACCAATTATACGCTTAAACCAGCCACTGTTCATCCCACCACGGCTATTCGCGATACTGGCAACGAGGCTTTGGTGCACCTTACCTTTGCCGAAGAGTTTGCTAATAATACCAATACCCTCACGGTGAATAATGTGCAGGATTTATACGGTAACACCCAGAACACCGCCGAAAGCCGTTCTTTTACGTATTTGCGGCCGGTAATTGCCCTGGCCGGCGACCTGCGCATTACCGAAATTCTGGCGGATTATTCGCCTGCCGTAAATTTACCCGAGAGCGAATATTTTGAAATTTACAATGCCAGCGGCAAAACTTTTAACCTGGTTAACTGGAAGTACTCCGATGCCACCACTTCGACGGGCGTTTTCCCAACTGTATCTTTGGCACCGGGCGAGTACCGGATTGTATGCCGGGCGGCCGATACCCTGGAGTTTAAGTCTTTTGGTAAAGTAATTGGTTTAAAAACTTTTCCCTCTTTAAATGATGGCGGCGATGCCGTAGAACTATTCGACCAAACCGGAAAACTAATTGATAAGGTAAATTATACGCCGGCCTGGTACCGCGAAAAAGATAAAGCCGAGGGCGGTTGGAGCTTGGAAATTATAGATCTACAAAATACTTTATATATTTAA
- a CDS encoding aspartate-semialdehyde dehydrogenase, producing MKVAVVGATGLVGGEILKVLEERNFPVDEVLLVASEKSIGTKKTFKGKELTVMGVKEAIAAKPEIAIFSAGGSTSLAEAPNFAAAGITVIDNSSAWRMDPTKKLVVPEINAKELTKADKIIANPNCSTIQMVVALNELHKAFKIKRIVVSTYQSVTGTGKKAVDQLMNERAGKAGEMAYPYKIDLNVIPHIDVFTENGYTKEEMKMVKETKKIFGDDSVKVTATTVRIPVMGGHSESVNVEFAKDFTLEEVYAILEKTPGVIVVDDVKNLKYPMPQDAHQKDEVLVGRIRLDETQERTLNMWIVADNLRKGAATNAVQIAEYLLAHDLV from the coding sequence ATGAAAGTAGCAGTAGTAGGTGCCACCGGCCTGGTAGGCGGTGAAATCTTAAAAGTTTTGGAGGAACGCAATTTCCCCGTAGACGAAGTATTATTAGTAGCCTCGGAAAAATCAATTGGTACCAAGAAAACTTTTAAGGGTAAAGAGCTAACTGTTATGGGAGTGAAAGAAGCAATTGCGGCCAAACCCGAAATTGCCATTTTCTCGGCGGGTGGCAGTACCTCTTTGGCCGAGGCGCCTAATTTTGCCGCCGCCGGCATTACCGTAATTGATAATTCTTCGGCCTGGCGCATGGACCCCACCAAAAAACTAGTAGTGCCGGAAATTAATGCCAAAGAGTTAACCAAGGCCGATAAAATTATTGCTAACCCCAATTGCTCCACGATCCAGATGGTGGTGGCCTTAAACGAGCTGCACAAAGCGTTTAAAATCAAACGCATTGTAGTGTCTACGTACCAGTCGGTTACGGGTACCGGCAAAAAAGCAGTAGACCAGTTGATGAACGAACGAGCCGGTAAAGCAGGCGAAATGGCTTACCCGTACAAGATAGATTTAAACGTAATCCCGCACATTGATGTGTTTACCGAAAACGGTTACACCAAAGAAGAAATGAAAATGGTAAAAGAAACCAAAAAAATCTTCGGCGACGACAGCGTAAAAGTAACTGCCACTACCGTCCGGATTCCGGTGATGGGCGGCCACTCGGAGTCGGTAAATGTAGAATTTGCTAAAGATTTTACTTTGGAAGAGGTGTATGCCATTCTGGAGAAAACGCCCGGCGTAATTGTGGTGGACGACGTGAAAAATTTAAAATACCCGATGCCCCAAGATGCGCATCAGAAAGACGAAGTACTCGTAGGCCGCATCCGCCTGGATGAAACGCAGGAACGCACGTTAAACATGTGGATTGTGGCGGATAACTTACGCAAAGGTGCCGCCACCAATGCGGTACAAATTGCCGAGTACTTACTCGCCCACGATTTAGTGTAA